The genomic region GTGGAAGGGGCTTTTGGCGTTTTGAAGAATGACTACAATTTCAATCGGTTTTTGACTCGCGGAAAAAACAACGTAAAAACCGAGTTCATTCTACTGTGTCTAGCCTACAACGTAAACAAGTTGCATGCAAAGATACAAAATGAACGCATCGGAAAACCGCTTCACGAGCTAAAAACAGCCTAATATATTCAAAAAAAGCCCTACCATAGGGGGGCTTATTTAAGTATACCCAAAAACAGCTAACCGGGGGGAAAGCCCATATTCCCTTTAAAATTTTGAAGCTGTTTTTTATTTTTTATCCAAAAAAAGGGAGTGCCGCTAACACTTAAAAAGTGTTTTGCGACACTCCCAGAACTCAAACTATTGTATGTATTTTTGAAAACAATATAATTCAT from Calorimonas adulescens harbors:
- a CDS encoding transposase; this translates as VEGAFGVLKNDYNFNRFLTRGKNNVKTEFILLCLAYNVNKLHAKIQNERIGKPLHELKTA